A section of the Neorhizobium galegae bv. orientalis str. HAMBI 540 genome encodes:
- a CDS encoding AbiV family abortive infection protein, whose protein sequence is MSEDIVAIDPRVLQQREACLDHAADLVSSAERILQGDKGYPNIAYHLALLALEEIGKSQLIVSRAVTGPHRDPAWIDKRLDNHVFKMLWAIWSSTLFTGPVDPGRFEEAKRFAQGLHEKRLRGLYVDFSEASAGQRPSDAVNLHDARSVLEVVISTLATERERKPVGVGGAGSDSAWFLETVANEEKQKRLFSRPFVEKLIELVEGRAWISWARGEFERIELEEQAALSRELERQKSNGMGRAKWQLQIPIVSRWHSVRQKVLNDWNSRVEFAQFFTGKNQKNGDLLLKLTLHDHISADQVFDAGLSLSKLVIAMLNIGSAGYFWFSTSELSDTYFDRAIDLDEPSMGLKISKPRGLSSLHLQLVPQDTPNRRDGLESAYIHNALKCLMVYSAMSEAEAAPIFGPYLHGLVLLSKSDINLSCENDARGAFLETLEAALKYFHDWDGEDDVASALDVVFSEIIPNGGHRQEALSVLGDMPETGETPISWAFHAKRTADIYLAFAADRQWRRSASSVI, encoded by the coding sequence TTGTCCGAAGACATTGTCGCAATCGACCCTCGTGTGCTGCAGCAGCGAGAAGCATGCTTGGATCACGCTGCCGATCTTGTTTCCTCGGCAGAACGGATATTGCAGGGTGACAAGGGCTATCCGAACATTGCTTATCATCTTGCACTTCTGGCTCTGGAAGAGATCGGAAAATCACAACTGATCGTCAGCCGAGCTGTAACCGGTCCGCACCGTGATCCGGCTTGGATCGACAAGCGGCTGGACAACCATGTTTTCAAGATGCTTTGGGCTATCTGGTCCTCAACGCTTTTTACGGGGCCCGTCGATCCGGGCCGATTTGAAGAAGCCAAACGGTTCGCCCAGGGCCTGCACGAAAAGCGCCTGAGGGGTCTTTACGTCGATTTTTCCGAAGCTTCTGCGGGCCAGCGACCATCTGATGCCGTTAACCTGCACGACGCGAGGTCTGTTTTGGAGGTGGTGATCAGTACACTTGCTACAGAACGGGAAAGGAAACCGGTCGGGGTTGGTGGTGCTGGGTCCGACTCCGCCTGGTTCCTTGAGACGGTAGCCAACGAGGAAAAGCAGAAACGTTTGTTTAGCCGCCCCTTCGTTGAGAAGCTCATCGAGTTGGTGGAGGGGCGAGCATGGATTTCGTGGGCGCGTGGAGAATTCGAGAGGATAGAACTAGAAGAGCAGGCAGCGCTGAGCCGTGAGCTTGAGCGGCAGAAATCAAATGGGATGGGAAGGGCAAAGTGGCAGCTCCAAATTCCAATCGTGAGCCGGTGGCATAGCGTTCGGCAGAAAGTCCTGAATGATTGGAATTCGCGTGTTGAGTTTGCTCAGTTTTTTACTGGCAAGAACCAGAAGAATGGTGACTTGCTCCTCAAACTTACACTCCATGACCACATAAGCGCCGATCAGGTGTTCGACGCGGGTCTTTCATTGAGCAAGCTCGTGATCGCGATGCTCAACATCGGATCGGCAGGATATTTCTGGTTTTCTACCAGCGAGCTGTCGGACACCTATTTCGACCGTGCCATTGATCTTGACGAACCGAGCATGGGTCTAAAAATCTCAAAGCCTCGTGGACTTTCGAGCCTGCACTTGCAACTGGTCCCGCAGGACACACCGAACCGTCGCGATGGCTTGGAGAGCGCTTATATCCACAATGCTCTCAAATGCCTGATGGTGTATTCAGCAATGTCGGAGGCCGAAGCTGCGCCAATATTCGGTCCTTACCTTCACGGCCTCGTCCTTCTTAGCAAAAGCGATATCAACCTCTCGTGTGAGAACGATGCCCGTGGGGCATTCCTGGAGACGCTGGAGGCAGCGTTGAAGTATTTCCACGACTGGGATGGAGAAGACGATGTCGCCAGTGCTCTCGATGTAGTGTTCAGTGAGATTATTCCGAACGGCGGCCACCGACAGGAAGCACTGAGCGTTCTAGGAGACATGCCAGAGACGGGAGAGACGCCGATATCCTGGGCATTTCATGCTAAGCGAACCGCCGACATATATTTGGCATTCGCTGCAGACCGCCAGTGGAGAAGGTCCGCGTCGTCAGTTATATGA
- a CDS encoding ATP-binding protein — protein MTEPIIALIDPDKRVGTVTRVSASSIELTMPQALAASGQRGLAKGATGDFVFIDCDQETILGRITDVLVPERQRPALERQMEIDANAEPQGRAQLLATVNKSTHKVTRGINVKPRVGDGVYLADGGALATAIREALQGEIEPGKTERLLVNLGRLSGIADASIAMPPEKLFGRHCGIFGATGGGKSWTLSKLLNEIVRLRGKCILFDPTGEFAGKVSGAKEFSFSKANDDQPLARFPYRQLSEIDLYALLTPSVQMQGPNLRSAIKSLRLATALRKEPLRYAVKAMEDGSERFAVGKRGFVEVRQSGVVRKAGNSRHALSLALIELSTELDSHFCDFDVHLLSDQIKEECVKQHTNDTMGSYGTHDDFALGTCNSLNVRIENYLSSPEMRCLFSDDGVDICKEIEEFIADPIQHALVLSFEHVSFKYNTRELLLNTLGRYLLGLARQNVFQTCPLVCFLDEAHQFIGRSIGDDTNHVMLDAFGLIAKEGRKYGLTTTIATQRPRDVPSDVLSQLGTLFVHRLTNDRDRETIERACGDLDRDAAAFIPSLAQGEAIIVGPELPAPLPVLIDRPEKGQQPGSHGPRYQAFWGKS, from the coding sequence ATGACCGAGCCTATCATCGCGCTCATCGATCCGGACAAGCGTGTCGGTACCGTTACCAGGGTAAGCGCTTCGTCGATTGAGCTGACCATGCCACAGGCGTTGGCCGCGAGCGGGCAGCGCGGCTTGGCAAAGGGAGCAACCGGCGACTTCGTGTTCATTGATTGCGATCAGGAGACAATTCTTGGCCGTATAACGGATGTGTTAGTTCCAGAGCGGCAGCGACCCGCATTGGAACGCCAAATGGAAATTGACGCAAATGCCGAGCCGCAAGGCCGTGCACAGCTTCTTGCGACCGTTAACAAGTCTACCCACAAGGTGACGCGTGGGATCAATGTTAAGCCTCGCGTCGGCGATGGGGTCTATCTCGCTGATGGTGGGGCGCTTGCGACTGCCATTCGAGAAGCTCTGCAAGGCGAAATCGAGCCGGGAAAGACCGAACGCCTACTCGTGAACCTTGGCAGGCTCTCCGGCATCGCGGACGCATCGATTGCGATGCCGCCGGAAAAGCTGTTCGGGCGTCACTGTGGAATTTTCGGAGCGACAGGAGGCGGCAAGAGCTGGACGCTTTCGAAGCTCTTAAACGAAATCGTTCGGCTGCGCGGAAAATGCATCCTATTTGATCCCACAGGAGAGTTTGCTGGAAAGGTATCCGGAGCGAAGGAGTTCTCGTTCTCAAAGGCAAATGACGACCAGCCCCTTGCCAGGTTCCCTTACCGACAATTGTCCGAAATCGATCTCTATGCCCTCCTTACTCCATCAGTGCAGATGCAAGGACCGAACCTCCGCAGCGCGATCAAAAGTCTTAGGTTGGCGACAGCGCTGCGCAAGGAGCCTTTACGATATGCGGTCAAAGCCATGGAAGACGGTAGTGAGCGCTTTGCAGTTGGGAAACGAGGTTTTGTCGAGGTCCGTCAAAGCGGTGTCGTTCGAAAAGCTGGAAACAGCCGCCACGCTCTTTCGCTAGCCCTGATTGAGTTGTCGACGGAACTGGATTCGCATTTTTGCGACTTCGACGTCCACTTGCTATCCGACCAGATCAAAGAAGAATGCGTGAAGCAGCACACGAACGACACGATGGGTTCCTATGGCACTCACGACGACTTCGCACTGGGAACCTGCAATTCCCTAAACGTGCGCATCGAAAATTATCTGTCATCGCCAGAGATGAGGTGCCTTTTCTCTGACGATGGCGTCGATATTTGTAAAGAAATAGAAGAGTTTATTGCCGACCCGATACAGCACGCGCTCGTGTTATCATTCGAGCATGTCAGTTTCAAATACAACACGCGTGAGCTGCTGCTAAATACGCTCGGGCGTTATCTACTCGGCCTCGCTCGACAGAATGTCTTCCAAACGTGTCCGCTGGTTTGTTTTCTGGACGAAGCCCACCAGTTTATCGGTCGATCTATCGGAGACGACACCAACCATGTCATGTTGGACGCTTTCGGCCTTATTGCTAAGGAAGGCCGAAAGTACGGGCTTACAACAACGATTGCCACCCAGCGCCCTAGAGATGTCCCCTCGGATGTGTTGAGCCAACTCGGTACGTTATTCGTCCATCGCCTGACAAATGATCGGGACCGAGAGACAATCGAACGCGCTTGCGGCGACCTAGATCGTGACGCGGCGGCCTTCATTCCCTCCCTCGCCCAAGGCGAGGCGATCATCGTTGGTCCGGAGCTACCGGCTCCGCTTCCGGTGCTCATCGACCGGCCGGAAAAAGGCCAACAACCAGGTTCGCATGGGCCGAGGTATCAGGCGTTCTGGGGCAAATCGTAG
- a CDS encoding DUF3732 domain-containing protein codes for MKFYIESLQLWLKTGKRRSVSFLPNKVNVITGDSHTGKTAILDIVDYCMFASKHRISESIINENVGWYGLRIHLNEKIYMLARRAPVGTTPSPDYYFSSTGEVPDTAPSPNISESVLKKLLSADFGIDQDVRIPFGGRTLQANSRVSLRYFLLFNTISQDIITHSDQFFDKQNQARYQEALPRIFDIAVGIDTVENILKREKRAELERSLARQQKLSAKTEEKREQFNAQLAETVARAKGYGLVAEDTDADASVTALTRMVTERESGPDLHVSAKYEEISSEIYRVSRKIRGLRRFVSEYGNHKATLKETADSLQPVEHLMRNFEETVRTSVFDDILRNLSKGLQEIKDATARKTPLDGNIAEIIKELESQRGKLEKDLQALPAEMESFESDKDKYIFIGETKAKLELYSEPESDNAPDNSELIASLEAQIEDLAVSPVEDRKELFTRALDEAIQDYISLTKAALGNYGDYRSAFNYSEKKLHLRKPKTTSTENVGSSSNHMFLHLFLFLGLHELIMRNDRIHVAPFLIIDQFSRPYWGEDDEKDVDQSDVGKVKLALELLDQFITTANGMGKEFQMIVFEHINPRYWEGLKNVHLVEIFRDGNALIPVASGG; via the coding sequence ATGAAATTTTATATAGAAAGCCTCCAACTTTGGCTGAAGACCGGAAAAAGACGGTCGGTTTCGTTTCTGCCGAACAAAGTGAATGTGATTACCGGCGACAGCCACACCGGGAAGACGGCGATTTTGGACATCGTCGATTACTGCATGTTCGCGAGCAAGCATCGGATTTCAGAGAGCATAATCAACGAAAATGTTGGCTGGTACGGGCTGCGCATTCATTTGAATGAAAAAATCTATATGCTGGCGAGACGCGCGCCAGTGGGGACGACCCCATCACCCGATTACTACTTCTCTTCAACGGGAGAAGTGCCAGACACCGCGCCAAGCCCGAATATCAGCGAGAGCGTCTTGAAGAAGCTGTTGAGCGCTGATTTCGGTATCGATCAGGACGTCAGAATTCCCTTTGGCGGGAGGACACTGCAGGCCAATTCTCGGGTGTCGCTCCGATATTTCTTGCTCTTCAACACAATTTCACAAGACATCATCACGCATAGCGACCAGTTTTTCGACAAGCAGAACCAGGCTCGCTACCAAGAGGCGCTCCCACGCATATTCGATATTGCTGTGGGGATCGACACAGTCGAGAACATCCTGAAGCGAGAAAAGCGCGCAGAGTTGGAGCGTAGCCTTGCCCGGCAGCAAAAACTTTCGGCTAAAACGGAGGAAAAGCGCGAGCAGTTTAATGCTCAACTGGCCGAAACCGTCGCTCGGGCTAAAGGGTACGGGCTCGTTGCCGAGGATACAGACGCTGATGCTTCAGTCACCGCGTTGACGCGAATGGTGACCGAGAGGGAGAGTGGCCCCGACCTGCATGTATCGGCGAAATATGAAGAGATTTCCTCGGAGATATACCGAGTTTCTCGGAAGATTAGGGGGCTCCGCAGGTTCGTTTCGGAATATGGGAACCACAAGGCGACCCTCAAGGAAACAGCGGACAGCCTTCAGCCTGTTGAGCATCTGATGAGGAACTTTGAGGAGACGGTTCGAACATCGGTTTTCGACGACATCCTTAGAAACCTTTCCAAGGGTCTACAGGAGATCAAGGATGCCACTGCTCGAAAGACGCCGCTTGACGGCAATATCGCCGAAATTATCAAAGAGTTGGAATCTCAGCGCGGGAAGCTGGAAAAGGACCTTCAAGCCCTGCCTGCCGAGATGGAAAGCTTCGAGAGCGACAAAGATAAGTACATCTTCATCGGAGAAACGAAGGCCAAGCTTGAGCTGTATAGCGAACCAGAGTCAGACAACGCTCCAGACAACAGCGAGTTGATCGCAAGCCTAGAAGCTCAGATCGAAGACCTTGCTGTATCACCTGTCGAAGACCGGAAAGAGCTTTTTACCAGGGCCCTTGATGAGGCGATCCAAGATTACATCTCTTTGACGAAGGCAGCGCTCGGAAATTATGGCGATTATCGTTCCGCGTTCAACTATTCGGAAAAGAAGCTTCATCTGCGCAAGCCCAAAACAACTTCTACCGAGAACGTCGGTAGCAGTTCCAATCACATGTTCCTTCACCTGTTCCTGTTCCTGGGCCTGCATGAATTGATAATGCGGAACGACCGCATTCACGTTGCCCCGTTCCTGATTATCGATCAGTTCTCCAGACCGTACTGGGGTGAGGATGACGAGAAAGATGTCGACCAGAGCGATGTCGGAAAGGTGAAGTTGGCCCTGGAGCTTTTGGACCAGTTCATCACTACGGCAAATGGAATGGGCAAAGAGTTCCAGATGATCGTCTTCGAGCATATAAACCCGCGATATTGGGAGGGGCTGAAGAATGTTCACTTGGTCGAGATTTTCCGAGATGGAAACGCTCTCATCCCAGTTGCTTCTGGAGGATAG
- a CDS encoding TIR domain-containing protein, with protein sequence MSDIFISHATADQPLAEMVVDLLADAIGVPETSIFCSSVPGHGNPLTYDFNHNMLQQIQNPKLVVLLMTPAYMDSAFCLMELGATWALQLKPLPIVVPPVSFVEVTRTIGFRQGWNITDTSGLESIRQTVLDTLGIEGRGNHNFERKRKRWAVDLQLRLKELQPSPKVPRSEYNQVLEASTLAESRLNLRSKKVGELTAEIKKLQKRLSALRSKRPVVLIAEGEPLIALDLQQIIEDAGCILGGVVRTASELIEVAERVQPDIITTEISLADGSSGIDAVNEILTFHDVSAIVITRTPEALLKGPRPEPVFLVTKPFDPGTLMRVIEEAHGAVMRRRDARP encoded by the coding sequence ATGAGCGACATTTTTATCAGCCACGCAACTGCTGATCAGCCGCTGGCCGAAATGGTCGTTGATCTCCTAGCGGACGCAATCGGTGTTCCGGAAACCAGCATATTCTGTTCCAGCGTCCCGGGACACGGAAACCCGCTAACATACGATTTCAACCATAACATGCTTCAGCAAATACAAAATCCAAAGCTTGTAGTTCTGTTGATGACCCCTGCGTACATGGACAGCGCGTTTTGCCTGATGGAGCTAGGGGCAACCTGGGCCCTGCAACTAAAGCCACTTCCCATCGTCGTCCCGCCAGTGAGCTTCGTGGAGGTTACCAGAACCATCGGTTTCCGACAGGGCTGGAATATCACCGACACTAGTGGCCTTGAGTCGATACGCCAAACGGTGCTGGATACACTTGGGATTGAGGGGCGTGGAAATCATAATTTCGAACGAAAACGAAAGCGTTGGGCGGTCGATCTTCAACTTCGACTGAAAGAACTACAACCCTCCCCTAAAGTGCCGCGCAGCGAATACAATCAGGTTTTGGAGGCCTCGACCTTGGCGGAAAGTCGACTCAACCTGCGAAGCAAAAAGGTTGGGGAACTGACTGCAGAAATCAAAAAACTGCAGAAGCGACTCTCAGCGCTGCGGTCTAAACGTCCCGTCGTTTTAATCGCCGAGGGCGAGCCTCTCATCGCTCTCGATCTGCAGCAGATTATCGAAGACGCAGGTTGCATTCTGGGAGGGGTGGTTCGCACGGCCTCCGAGCTGATAGAAGTTGCCGAGCGTGTGCAGCCGGACATTATCACAACCGAAATCTCGTTAGCGGACGGAAGCTCCGGTATCGATGCAGTCAACGAAATTCTGACCTTCCACGACGTAAGCGCCATTGTCATAACGAGGACACCAGAAGCCCTGCTGAAAGGACCGAGACCTGAACCCGTTTTTCTGGTGACGAAGCCCTTCGATCCTGGGACGTTAATGCGGGTTATTGAGGAAGCTCACGGCGCAGTGATGCGGCGGCGTGATGCGCGGCCTTAG
- a CDS encoding TetR/AcrR family transcriptional regulator: protein MSSSKFPDKAADLSSPAAIPPRERIVSSAADLFRKFGIRGIGVDAIAEAAQTNKMTLYRKFGSKDELLCATLRQVTQRAGAIWDELERDFAGDAAAQLKRWVEFQVDRLEQEPGGCDLANAAVELRDSDHPAHAVVQEFKNSQRNRLAAVCEAAGSSNPELLADTLSLLLEGARVSVQTSGPEGSSRRFRESCEATIAAFSTK from the coding sequence ATGTCAAGTTCGAAATTCCCAGATAAAGCCGCCGACCTTTCTTCACCGGCGGCCATTCCTCCCCGTGAGCGCATCGTGTCCTCAGCAGCGGACCTTTTTCGAAAATTCGGGATTCGCGGGATTGGCGTAGACGCCATTGCGGAGGCCGCCCAGACGAACAAGATGACGCTCTACCGAAAATTCGGTTCAAAAGACGAGCTTCTCTGCGCAACTCTGCGCCAGGTGACGCAACGGGCAGGGGCAATCTGGGACGAGCTGGAGAGAGATTTCGCAGGAGACGCTGCCGCGCAGTTGAAGCGATGGGTCGAATTCCAGGTGGACCGTCTGGAACAGGAACCCGGCGGTTGCGATCTCGCGAACGCTGCGGTCGAGCTGCGTGACAGCGACCATCCAGCCCACGCGGTTGTTCAGGAATTCAAGAATTCCCAGCGCAACCGACTCGCGGCGGTGTGCGAGGCAGCAGGTTCGTCGAACCCAGAGCTGCTGGCGGACACGTTATCCCTTCTGCTTGAAGGGGCTCGCGTCAGCGTCCAGACAAGTGGGCCTGAAGGGTCGAGCCGACGGTTCAGGGAGTCGTGTGAGGCGACCATCGCGGCTTTTTCAACGAAGTAA
- a CDS encoding RES family NAD+ phosphorylase has protein sequence MSEFSRSMLDVKEFNGEETAASLCIDCARHTSLKKMIAADCTTGRCALCARDGVDVRNPDKLEPLVMLIRALIRFHYDEHEYNPHWGGDSVMSLFYAADNPILEPPKSNLYVDDFDEWLNWPVYPDWDKGISVFAGHDDGLRGMNFAISRTNPADFLVLQQRLQTENFFQVEPTLEELIAPFLKDIEILLPEAEVWYRARLGESAIFRRFPFAGWESKIVRIPWLDKDIGAPPPPKAGFGRLNRAGVSVMYLASDPYTAVAEIRPHPGHHVSLGGFKSLKTIRLADFSPDISIFATSDARLSLYAVIQAFDRLMSMPVTPDQRTPYLLTQLLAEVLLRHGFDGVRYRSSVSTGSNICIFYPDKFEFVADCSEVRRVEGVAYEMTTVPSELAPGPEDRPYNRRV, from the coding sequence ATGAGTGAGTTTTCAAGAAGTATGCTAGACGTCAAAGAATTCAATGGCGAGGAAACTGCGGCGAGTCTTTGCATTGATTGCGCTCGTCATACCAGTCTAAAGAAAATGATCGCGGCGGACTGCACTACCGGGCGATGCGCACTGTGTGCCCGCGATGGTGTTGATGTCCGAAATCCAGATAAGCTAGAACCACTCGTGATGCTGATCCGAGCGTTGATCCGTTTCCACTATGACGAACATGAGTACAACCCGCACTGGGGAGGCGACAGCGTCATGTCGCTGTTCTATGCCGCAGATAATCCCATTCTGGAGCCACCGAAATCCAACCTCTACGTCGACGACTTCGACGAGTGGCTCAACTGGCCAGTCTACCCAGACTGGGATAAGGGTATCTCAGTTTTTGCTGGACACGATGACGGTCTCAGGGGGATGAATTTCGCTATTTCTCGTACAAATCCGGCGGATTTTCTTGTGCTGCAGCAGCGTTTGCAGACAGAAAATTTCTTCCAGGTCGAGCCGACCCTGGAGGAGCTTATTGCACCCTTCCTGAAAGATATTGAGATACTGCTTCCTGAGGCTGAGGTCTGGTATCGGGCTCGCCTTGGAGAGTCCGCTATATTTCGACGTTTCCCGTTCGCTGGTTGGGAATCCAAGATCGTGCGGATACCCTGGCTTGACAAGGATATCGGAGCGCCGCCCCCGCCAAAAGCAGGTTTTGGCCGTCTCAACCGTGCTGGCGTGTCGGTGATGTACCTTGCCTCTGATCCGTATACGGCGGTGGCTGAAATAAGACCGCACCCCGGCCATCATGTTTCTCTTGGAGGCTTCAAGAGCTTAAAAACCATTCGGCTAGCCGATTTCAGCCCTGACATCAGCATTTTCGCCACGAGTGACGCGCGGCTATCGCTCTACGCGGTAATCCAAGCGTTCGACAGGCTGATGAGCATGCCGGTTACGCCGGATCAGCGAACACCTTACTTACTTACTCAGCTCCTCGCCGAAGTCCTACTTCGCCATGGATTTGATGGGGTCCGCTACCGCAGTTCAGTCTCAACGGGTAGCAACATCTGTATCTTCTACCCGGACAAATTTGAATTCGTAGCCGACTGCTCTGAAGTACGGCGTGTCGAAGGGGTGGCTTACGAAATGACGACAGTGCCCTCTGAACTCGCTCCTGGACCGGAAGATAGGCCCTATAATCGACGCGTCTAG
- a CDS encoding SIR2 family protein, with protein sequence MSDYWKGKPGAAGNLRLLTREGKWLAWEDQESDPNDPSSKRIPGAKSRVNEMLTQAVHATNVLTLLGSGASFSAKNAGPTEAPGMGDLWHSAREKVCENELIDHSNFDNVVLDAVGSLPPEENGKQRAGDIENLLSLCKMKLELMEVRAKDNERSDPDGPIRKLKTFIEQAEGAILAKVDFVDQATDLPAHRGLIQKFAKRAVDKPRVKVFTTNYDLCVEEAASRLGVVLIDGFSHSAEQRFNRDYFQHDLVRRQTSGTKADYIDGVFHLYKLHGSIDWRRRSDGVVIRSRAGDPALKPVLIYPRSTKYQEAFETPYLDMFAAFQAALREPDTALLIAGFGFADDHISAPIWSALESNLSLRLILVDPSFIPPVKLDAYPAPDHLLDVGLPTRKYQNRMARLVAEGDPRVTLLNGRFEDLVDAIPAITGESDRQRLQMRLDQIRDVAI encoded by the coding sequence GTGAGCGACTATTGGAAAGGAAAACCTGGTGCCGCCGGTAACCTTCGTCTTCTGACGCGAGAGGGGAAATGGCTTGCGTGGGAAGATCAGGAGTCCGACCCTAACGATCCCAGCAGCAAGCGAATCCCAGGGGCAAAGAGCCGCGTCAATGAGATGCTTACCCAGGCCGTCCACGCCACGAATGTTTTGACCCTCCTTGGTTCAGGCGCTTCGTTCAGCGCAAAAAACGCTGGTCCGACCGAAGCGCCTGGAATGGGAGACTTGTGGCATTCCGCCAGAGAAAAGGTTTGCGAAAACGAACTGATTGACCATTCGAATTTCGACAACGTCGTATTGGATGCCGTCGGAAGTTTGCCGCCAGAGGAAAACGGTAAACAGCGAGCCGGTGACATCGAAAATCTCCTCAGCCTTTGTAAGATGAAGCTTGAACTGATGGAGGTACGTGCAAAAGATAATGAAAGGAGCGATCCTGATGGCCCGATAAGGAAATTAAAAACTTTTATCGAGCAAGCGGAGGGCGCGATACTTGCGAAGGTCGATTTTGTCGATCAAGCGACTGATCTCCCTGCTCACCGGGGCCTGATCCAAAAATTCGCAAAACGTGCCGTGGACAAACCACGCGTTAAAGTATTCACGACAAACTACGATCTCTGCGTTGAAGAGGCTGCATCTCGCCTGGGCGTGGTGCTCATAGATGGTTTTTCCCATAGCGCCGAACAGCGCTTCAACCGTGACTATTTCCAGCATGATCTGGTCAGAAGACAGACTTCGGGAACCAAGGCGGACTACATCGACGGTGTTTTCCACCTGTACAAGCTTCACGGTTCCATAGATTGGCGGCGTCGCTCAGATGGCGTGGTCATTCGATCCAGGGCGGGCGATCCCGCGCTAAAGCCGGTCTTGATCTATCCAAGGTCGACGAAATATCAGGAAGCCTTCGAAACCCCATATCTCGACATGTTTGCGGCTTTTCAAGCGGCCCTGCGCGAACCGGATACCGCTCTCTTGATCGCTGGCTTCGGGTTCGCCGACGATCATATTAGTGCGCCGATATGGTCAGCGTTGGAATCAAACCTCAGCCTCCGCCTCATCTTAGTCGATCCCTCCTTCATCCCGCCGGTGAAGCTGGATGCGTATCCCGCACCCGATCACCTCCTCGACGTCGGCCTGCCAACCAGGAAATATCAGAACCGAATGGCTCGCTTGGTCGCAGAAGGTGATCCACGTGTGACCTTACTCAACGGTAGGTTCGAAGACCTTGTTGATGCCATTCCCGCGATCACCGGAGAATCGGATCGGCAGCGCCTACAAATGCGATTGGATCAGATCAGAGATGTCGCGATATGA